The Polypterus senegalus isolate Bchr_013 chromosome 10, ASM1683550v1, whole genome shotgun sequence genomic interval TGTAAGTGAAAGGTTATGcagagaatgtgcaaagtccacaAACTCACAAACTGTTGGAGATGAGAGGCAGCAGAGCTATCCACTGTGCTGCCATGTTTAAGATACTTCACTTAAATACAcagtaataatttatttattgggaCAAAAAAGATTAAACGTTTCAGAGGAGTTTATAAACACAGGCTTCAAAATCCACTTCAACCATAAATTAGTGACATTCAAATACGCTTATAAGAGGGTGAGGTAATGAATTACACTGGCAAAGTTGGAATGAAAGTCAGGACGCATACTTGTACTGCTGTTTCCTCCTGttgtttaatgaaaaatatttttattcgccaatcaaaaagacaaaaagaagagagaaatacTTACTAGTACTGTTATTCTGTGGATCTGCGAGTGAAGCTTTGTTGTTATTCCTGTTTCTATTACACTCCTGGACCACTTCACATGTGCTGCTGGTGATTAAAGCATCAGACTTTGTACATCTTTCTTGGTCTTGTTCACTGTTGTCCTGTATAATGACATCACCTTCTCCACAGTTTTGACGGAAACTTTCTGGAAACTTTATAATACAGCAATATTTCCCAAAGtcagattcattaaaattattgaTGGTTATGTAAATGTATCCACGCTTGATTTCATCTTTATTCACTTCatattttggtgattttttttgtttattgcccAAATGATTGGCAGAAATGTGAAGAAaggtttcattatttttgttgcaGATGAGGTGTTTCATATCATTATCAATCAGTGCAGAAGTGTAACAACATAGCACAACTTGGCCGTCCTTGATGATGTTCTTTGGGTGGTAATCACACTTCATATCTTCTGCCACTTGAAGGTAGAAGACACAATATTTAGAAATTAACAGTTCAACTCAAATGGTGCTACATCCAAAATGTTTACTATAAGGGTTTTGCAAGTTATTAGATACTAgctaaatacccgcgcttcgcagcggagaaatagtgtgttaaagaagtaatgaaaaagaaaaggaaacattttaaaaataacataacctgattgtcaatgtaattgttttgtcactgtaatgagtgttgctgtcatcaaggatttgattatcattatttctttcaatcagattcgtatttggaggacgtgttgtgttcaagttacattccgtgtttgtcaaccgttgtaaagataagaggtttcattcatcgaagtgttgaCTACCCAAATTGCCActcatgaatgtaagatgtttaacagacattcccggtattaacttgtgctaaacgtaccatggtgtaacgtaaggggagctgactgtaaaaaggcaaggaggcgcgtattttgaacgaaaaggagaagacagcgaaggagcggaaaagtgagaaggaaaactgtttaaataaagagctaggaaggtgaatggaaagaagcagccagcggtaaagcaaggaagacttcgtaataaggacggttcggtgcacgtagaaggtgtaacaataagattgttaaccttatgataatgttctcgCACGGAGGATTTAGGGAGACGCaatgggagaagtataatctgagcctctctacagtttcgtttattttcgggttgtaatgttccttaaatttacgtatcatctggtccagtggcgaaccgtgcatttcacacctaggccttcagtagtgctccgtctgaatcaacccgcccctcaaaaactaatttattggtctataaaaaccatcttaatatgcagaaatacagtataaagagccgctgcattgcagatagataactcctgtagccacaataaatgcctttattgaatagacaaaccaggggtgaacaagttcctttctactgcagctacagccacgacatcacataaaaacatcaataataactcataaacttgcaatattatttaggaaaatcgcaacattttactcaccaaaaatttggattatttgtaaataaaatccatcctcctctctttcctcaaaaacatctggggctcgaggagcgtgacaaaccaggtttttgtggtcttgaaatctggtctgtctggcaaataatattgtccagaatcctgccatggggATGGCGGTAGTGCGTGCGAGGACGCTCGGAGctcttgcggtgcgttcagtggcctcgtagagttcctcatatcagcttctattcaatcaatgggtctgaatacggtgacgttgccgtacgcctgctagagggccctactgacaccaactcaaaatctgattggttgaagcaacaggttaatctacatttattctatgttagagggcctgcagaatggattgtgaaggcctctctgcttGGTAACAAATggcggctgaaatgtgattggttaaatgctttaatgtgaaaatacatgtctggaagcagcacaaccatcagaaaagctatgaaaggaagtggacagactacttggaattatttaataagtattcatggacaaaatataattaacatcagtttgtgattcagatatttttttaggccagcagagaaggccttgcaggccctgacggcccaccactcaagctcatggttaactcatctggtcttacatcaccggtcagtgcctgacacaattctctgccgctctctccaataagataacggaataatctgaccttagtgttttcctctgcctacGGCATTGCAAgttttgtgtataatgtgaactcgtccttccatgttctccatgacttcaccaggtctttagcatcgaggctttataccttgcgccttctcattaaacttgtatctcgcgattatcttgtgcgatcttgcgatgtccacgggtttatttaattttagcttagacccggcacttaaaagtttctttcgcactttcgctgaggaagggtttccgcagtagctacacttatgaatatgctaagcacagtccttcacccgtgaatatttaccttatatgggcaggcactcaattacatgggaggcgtgatgatgtgagacgcaactccttctcacacggcgaccgagctgcagactatggccatatacagtatatggacgaaagtaggtttaagttatgaccattacgcgtagaatttcgaaatgaaacctgcctaacttttgtaagtaagctgtaaggaatgagcctgccaaatgtcagccttctacctacacgggaagttgaagaattagtgatgagtgagtgagtcagtgagtgagtgagtgagtcagtgagggctttgccttttattagaatagattaCTGAGCAATTTGAAGAAATATTTCCTTAATATGAGCTCCAGTCTACAATATATCAACATTATTATAAACCTCAGGCCAAAGACAGGCTTGTCTGAGAACACTTACAAGCCAGAACCCTGTAGGAcctaattttaatacatttcattttaaagctTGCATTTAGTAGAAATACAGCAtgtttaaatagaaaatatttatattgagGGTAACAATGTGCcacttttgtgtttttacttctttctatttaattttgttttggccTCCATTTCTGTAATATGAAGTCATGACCCAGGAAGTGCGTTCTTTAAAAATGATTCTGCAAGTGCAGCAGTGGAACacaaaagagacagaaaacaaTTGAGAAATTCAGCCATGGGGTGTCAGCAACCAGAGTATAACATACCAACATACTCAACACCTCAGGTCTGCATTTCTGAAAGacatttatttagcactttaaaaacaacatcaaggctgaccaaagtgctgtacaataaaaatccaacatatcagacacacaataaccaaaggataaaagaaacacaaagagataagagctgaagagattcaaaataaaaagtacacagacagTCAAcgtatcatactgggttaaaggccagggagtaaaagtgtgATACTTTTTAGAAAGTATTGCTTTATATGAGACCACTTCAtacaaaattataaaactaaataaaacagctGGGTAATTTATCAACTGAAGTGACAAAATGAATTGTCATTCAGCGAGTTTTGGTATATTATTGACTTTGGGTGCTTGGAAAGTtgcacatgatagatagatagatagatagatagatagatagatagatagatagatagagtgaaaggcactatataatagatagatagatagatagatagatagatagatagatagatagatagatagatagatagatagagtgaaaggcactatataatagatagatagatagatagatagatagatagatagatagatagatagagtgaaaggcactatataatagatagatataatagatagatagatagatagatagatagatagatagatagatagatagatagatagatagagtgaaaggcactatatagatagatagatagatagatagatagatagatagatagagtgaaaggcactatataatagatagatagatagatagatagatagatagatagatagatagatatttgttcccagggggaaattttagcttttttacagaagctcaagaaatattaaaacaaattgcATCCTCCTCAAATACATAAAAGATTTACATAAATaagtaaacttctgacttggctaaagacaAGAGAGCGGTCACAGTGAGGCACTATGCTGGTGTATTgcagttggtataaaggagcctcagtagcatttcttgacatgcATCTGCTGCATAATTTCTGGGCTGAAAGTGCTGAACGACAGTGTGTCACAGAAAGATTATAAATCGTTTACAtttaatatattgtatgtatagtaTAGTAGTGTAATGGTTAGTGTTACTACTTCATGCATGATCCTGGATTTAAGTCCAGCAACAGGATGTGGTCTGTGTGGAGCTTGTATGCCaagtgtcttcatgggttttcctCCAAGAACACCAACATTCCTCCCATATCCCAGCTTGTGTGTGCGTGTGGCCTGGCTCCCCATCCAAGGTTGTCACCTGTCTTCCAGAATAGGATCTGGCATTCAGTAACCCTGACATGGATTAACTGGCTTTGATAATGAGGAGTAATATTATGTGTAAAGAAGCTTACACTAATTGATATTTAGTGTGTAGGTGGctgaaaagggttttttttaaacagaaggtGGTAGACAAGTGCCTATACTTAAATTAGATTCATGATTTCTATTCTCAGAGAACTGTTGGTAGCTTCCACAACTGTCCAAAGTGTATTTGTTTGTTACTCATCTGTTCTGAAAACCAGTCTAACATATGCTCGGTCCACTGCCTTTCCAATAGAGTAGCTTGCCTATTTCCTCCAGAATGTCTTTCTTTTACTTCTACGCTTCTTACTCTTTAGGTCATTGAGTTTGCACCCCTTTATTTCTCTTTCAGTTTGCAATCCCTGGACAGATTCCTACTGGTGATCTTTAAAAGAAATGATATCTCTATTTCTTACAATACCATTTTAAAGGTCAGGGGCCTACACCTGCCTCCTGACCCTGATGTTCAACAGAGCTCCATTCTGGAATACACAAAAAAGATATTTCTAGTTTTTCATTCTTCCTTCTTTTAAGCATTAATAAACATTTCCTATTTTAATTCCTTTCAGAATTACttaacaaacaatttaaaaatgatcatGATAAGGAAACATATTTAAAAGATCACTTACAAattccaaaaagaaaagaaaaaaactgaatgaaagGGTAAATCCACACTCTTCCCctgaaagaaaaaatgtcaaataaaaaattgtacaaataaatgtaaacaaagaCAATATATAGAGACAGAAATCTCACTACAATGGCCAATCACAAAATAACAAGACCAGTGctgcaaagaaaatgaagaaatactccgccaggagtttgccaaaaggcacctgaaggactctcagaccatgagaaacaaaattctctgttctgatgagacaaagattgaactctttggtgtgaatgccaggtgtcccatttggaggaaaccaggcaccgctcatcaccaggccaataccatccctacagtgaagcatggtggtggcagcatcatgctgtggggattttttcagcggcaggaactgggagactagttggGACAAAGGgagagatgactgcagcaatgtacagagacatcctggatgaaaacctgctccagatcgctcttgacctcagactggggtgacggttcatctttcagcaggacaacgaccctaagcacacagccaagatatcaaaggagtgacttcaggacaactctgtgaatgtccttgagtggcccagccagagcccagacttgaatctgattgaacatctcaggagagatcttaaaatggctgtgcagcgacgcttcccatccaacctgatcgagcttgagaggtgctgcaaagaggaatgggcgaaactggccaaggataggtgtgccaagcttgtggcatcatattcaaaaagacttgaggctggaattgctgccaaaggtgcatcgacaaagtattgagcaaaggctgtgaatacttacgtacatgggatttctcagtttttttatttttaataaatttgcaaaaacctcaagtaaattttttcacgttgtcattatggggtgttgtgtgtagaattctgaggaaaaaattaatttaatccattttgaaattctctcgaacacctgtgaagtgaaaaccatttcaggtgactacctgtgactacctgttgaagctcattgagagaatgccaagagtgtgcaaagcagtaatcagagcaaagggtggctattttgaagaaactagaatataaaacaggttttcagttatttcacctttttttttctttgttaaatacataactccacatgtgttcattcatagttttgatgccttcagtgagaatctaccaatgtaaatggtcatgaaaataaagaaaacacattgaatgaggaggtgtgtccaaacttttggcctgtactgtatatatatatatatgagtattaCTGTAATTGAAGCACATGGAGATTTGAAtatttctctatatataaaatcccacgtctgtctgtccgtcgtctgtctgtctgtatgtccccTTTTCACGAGGGAACTATCTAACAGATtcagattgtttttttgttttgtttttttatatatataatttgtgtgaacattacggttgattttgcgagTTCTCTCATCGCGCTAGGAAACAGTTCGTTTGCAGCAGCGAT includes:
- the LOC120536748 gene encoding uncharacterized protein LOC120536748 encodes the protein MGRVWIYPFIQFFSFLFGILAEDMKCDYHPKNIIKDGQVVLCCYTSALIDNDMKHLICNKNNETFLHISANHLGNKQKKSPKYEVNKDEIKRGYIYITINNFNESDFGKYCCIIKFPESFRQNCGEGDVIIQDNSEQDQERCTKSDALITSSTCEVVQECNRNRNNNKASLADPQNNSTKEKRNLSAATILCIVLLLILF